The Planctellipticum variicoloris DNA window TCTCGCATAATCGCGATACGGTAGGTATGAGATCAGTCTATTAAGTGGCACTCTGCTCTCAGCAAGCCAACGGTCAGAGATTCAGGCTGCTGCAGTCCGAAAGTTTCAGTCGGTGCCATCATCTGATCGCTCGCACCGCAGCTGTGTTGTGCGGCGGATTGCGAGAGTTCGCAGTTTCGCCGCCATTCCGCCTGCGTGATCCAGCGTAATTGCCGACATCCCACACGAGGACAACTGACCAGTCGACGAAGCTTTCCACTACGCCCGCAGGATTCCGCTTCCTACACAGTACCGCGCTGTCGAGCGGCCCGGCGTTGCATATTCAGACCGCCGCCACACCCGGTACGACGACACGAAACTAGGGCCGAACGCGAGCGTCTTCGTGGAACGCCGAACGCCTTACTGCTCTTCGAGTCTTCGAGCGAAGTGCTGAAAACGGTCTGCGCACCAACTCGAAGAGCCATTCCTTTGCGGCAACGTCCGCTGGAAAGATAGGGGGACCGCGTTCTCTGTGAGGCGGGTTTTGCGTCAACGAGTCTCGATGGGTTGACTTTTCCGATAAGACCCAGAGCAGCGAATGTGCCGGCGAACTCGTGCGACGGCCGCTGTGGATTGGCGGAGTCATTTTCGCATCGCATTCATGAGGACCTTCGGCCCGTGGGGACTTACGTCATGTTGTCGTTCCGCTCACAGTGGCCTTCCTGCGTCAGCCTGGCCGCTGTTCTGCTGGTGAGCGGCTGTCGGTCGGCGCGGACGATTCATGACTCGGAATATGCGCAACTGGAGTCCGACGTCGCGCGGGCGATGATGGACTCGCAGCCGGCACTGGCAGCCATCACTCCGGTGGCTTCGGAATTGGCCGGACCGTCAACCGTCGACGAATACGTCGCCGTCGCGCTTTCGCAGAATCCCCGGATTCAGGCGGCCCGGAAACGCGTCGAAGCCGCCAGTTATCGCGTGCCCCAGGCGGCGAGTCTCGAAGATCCGATGCTCGGAGTGAATGGGTATCCCTTCTCTCCGTATGTGCTGCAGACCGCGGGAGGACGTTCGACGGCGAACGTGATGGCGTCCCAGAATTTGCCGTGGCTCGGCAAGCTGGAAACGCGGTCGGAAGTCGCAGAAGCCGGCACCGATGTCGCCCGTGCCGAGCTTGTCGCCGCAGAGCTGGAAATCGTCGAGCAGGTCAAGCGGGCTTACTACGCGCTGTCCTTTTCGCAGCAGACGATCCACATCACGGAACAGAGTCGCGGTCTGCTGGTGGAGTTGAGCGAGATCGCTGAGATTCGTTACACGACGGGGGCTGTCAGCCAGCAGGACGTGCTGCGTTCTCAGGTCGAAGTTTCCAACGTGGACTCAGAACTGATCCAGTTGCGTCAACAGCTCCAGAGCACCCGCGCACGCCTAGCTCAGTTGCTTCACGTCTCGCCCGAGACCCCCTTACAGGCTCTCAATGAGTGGCCCGAAGAGGAAGTTCCGCAGGATCTGGAGCGACTTTACCAGCAGGCGATTACCGCTCGTCCGGAGCTGCATGCCCAACTGGCGGCGGTCCGCCGCGACCTGTCTCAGGTGGAGCTGGCCAGGCTGCAGTATTATCCCGATGTCACGCTGAACGCCATGTGGGGCGGCATGACGACGTCCGGGGCGTTATCGGCTGCCGCTGACGGCGTCTCCATGTTCAACATCGGGGCGCAGATCAACGTACCGCTCTACCGCAAGAAGCTGCAGGCCGGCGTTCGCGAAGCTGAGGCGCAAGCCGTTTCCAGCGCCCGCGAATACGACGCGATGAAGGATCGCACTCAGGCCGAGGTCAAAGATCTCTTCGCGCAGGCGCTCAGTCAGCGCGACCTGGTGGCCCTGTTCAAGAATGAGATCATTCCCAAGGCGGAGCAGACGCTCGAAGTCTCCCTGGAAGCATATCGGGTCGGACAGACGGACTTCCTGCAGCTCGTCGACAACTGGCGGCAATTGCTGAAGTTCCGAGTCATGCTCAGCCAGCAGGAAAGCCAGTTGCGGCAAACGCTGAGCACGCTGGAGCGAGTGGTGGGCGGGGCAATTTCGAGTCCGATGCCACCCGTTCCCGTTCCAGGCGCGATCGCTCTGCCGGCGGATCCTTTTTAGCAACGACGGGAAGACGGTCATGCTGCACCCGACGCACTCGATTCGCCGGCTTGGGTTGCTGGTGCTTGCCTCGCTTTCCGGTTGCGCCCATGCGTACCACGAGTCCCCGTGTGGCTGCGTCTCCTACAATTACTGCCCCGATCCGCCGCTGCCGTATGTGAGTTATTCCGGATGCCCGACGCCCGTCGCGAGCAGCTATACAGTCCACCGGACTCCGGCTGTGTCTCCTCCGCCCGCCCCCTCGCCGTGAAATGCGGCGGAGTCGTTATGGGTTGAGCTTCAGATCAGATCCCTGTTTCGCGATGAATCTCGGCAATCGGGATCCTGGCGAACATCACCCAGTCCGATGTCGCCTCGTCGTAACGCAGGATCGACGGCATCACGGTGTCTTCGACGCTGGAGATGACTGGCCTGCCGAGTCAGTGGCAGTCTTCGCGGCAATGAAACTGTCCCGTCGGAATTGCGCTTCCTTGACCAGACAGTAAATGCACGGCGCGATCAGGAACGTCACGAGCTGTACTCCCATGCCGCCCACGCTGGGGATGGCCATCGGCTGCATTACGTCGGAGCCTCGACCGTGCGTCAGGAAAATCGGCATCAGGCCAATGACGGTGGTGGCTGTGGACATCAGCAGCGGGCGGACGCGTTTCAAAGTGGCTTCAATCACCAGTCCGCGGATCTCGGGGACGCTCTGCGGGTGTTTGCCGCGGAAATTGTCTTCGAGAAAACTAAGGATGACGACGCTGGCGTCGTCCGCCACTCCGAACAGTACGATGAAGCCCACCCAGACAGCGACGCTGACGTTCGCGCCGTAGAAGAACAACAGCGCGAAGCCGCCGGACGCTGAGACCAGAATACCGAAGAAGACGATAAAGGCCAGCCACCACTTGCCCAACCCCAGATAGATCATCACGAACATCGCGAACAGGACGACGGGCACGAGCAACGACAGGCGCTTCGTCGCACGCTGCTGGTTTTCGAACTGACCGCCCCATTTCCAGTAGTAGCCGGGAGGCAGGACGAGGCTGGCCTCCGCATGCTTTCCGACGGCGACGAGCTCGTCGCTCCGGAGTTTCTCGGATTGCAGCAGCCGCTCGGCGTCTTCCACGACACTGACTTCGTCCCGGTCGCGCGTATTCATTGTGACGTAGCCGACCAGCAGGCCGTTCTCACTCTTCAGTTCCTGCGGACCGATCGTGTAGCGAATCGTGGCGACCTGCCCGATGGGAATGTGCGCACCGCTCGACGTCGGCACCAGGATGTGTTCCAGATCGTCGAATCGCTCCCGCAACTCGCGCAGGTAGCGGACACGCATCGGATAGCGTTCACGGCCTTCGACGGTGGTCGTGAGATTCTCGCCGCCAATCGCGATTTCGATGACGTCCTGCACGTCGCGGATATGGACTCCATAGCGGGCGATTTTGGCTCGGTCGATTTCGTACTCGATATAGGGCTTGCCGACGATGCGGTCGGCGACAATGTCGACTGCACCTGGCACCTTCTGCAGCAATTGTTCGATCTGCAGCCCAATCCGCTCGATCTCGCGCGGGTCCGAGCCGAAGACCTTCACGCCCATCATCGCCCGAAACCCGGTCTGCAACATGACGATGCGCGTCTGGATCGGCTGCAGCCAGGTGGGCAGGACGCCGGGAATCGCCGTCGTGGCTTCGAGTTCCTGAAGGATTTCCTCCTTGGTGATCGGCCGCACTTCCGGCCAGAGGTACGTCAGCACTGGTCGAGACCAGTTCAACCAGGCGACCTCGCTGTGCCAGCGCTGTTGAGAGACGCGTCGCCACTCGTCTTCCGGCTTCAGGATAACGATCGTCTCGAACATGCCGATCGGGGCCGGATCCAGCGCCGATTCGACCCGGCCCACCTTACCAACGACGGATTTCACCTCCGGCACCGCACGAATCGCGACGTCCTGGCGGGCGATGACATCGCGAGCCTCCGTCAATGAGGCTGACGGCAGCAGCGAAGGCATATAGAGCAGCGAGCCTTCGTCGAGCGGCGGCATGAACTCCCGCCCGATTCCCGGAAAGACCTGGTCGAGACGATTCCATGCGGCATTCTTCGTGATATCGGCGCCTGCCAGCTTCAGCGTTGCCGACACCGGGTACGCCATGCTGGCGAATCCAAGCCACACGAGCATGCCGAGCAGAACCATCGAAACCGGAATCGCCAGAAACGTCGGTTTGTGGTCCAGCGTCCAGTGCAACAACGGGTGAAAGATTCCGTGGATGCCGCGCGAGACCACGTTCTTTTCGAGCGGCACCAGTTGCTCGCGGCCCATGCGATAGACGGCTGCGGCGACCATGATGCTGATTCCGATCGCCATCGGCCAGCCGCTCCAGGGGCTGCGGGTTCCAAACCCCGCGTGGAGTAGCACATAGGCGGGGTAGAGGGTCGCCAGTCCGAGTCCTCCGCCCCACAGGAGGGAGGTTCGCCGGGACCAGCGGATCGGCTTCAGCACGTAGTAGCTCAGCACCGGCACCACGGTCAACGCCAGCACCACCGACGCTCCAATCGCGAATGTCTTCGTATACGCCAGCGGCTTGAAGAGCTTCCCTTCCTGATCGGTCAGAGCAAACACGGGAATGAACGAAATGATCGTGTTCGTCACGGCGGTGAGAATCGGACCGCCGACTTCGGTCGCGGCTTCGTGGATCACATCGTTGTAGGGGCGTTCCGGCTCGGCAGCCAGACGCCGATAGATGTTCTCGGTCATGATGATACCCATGTCGGCCACGTCGCCGATGGCAATCGCGATACCGGCCAGGGACATGATGTTGCTGTCGATCCCCAGCAGGTACATGGCAATGAACGCCATCCCCAGCGAAAGCGGCAGCGTCGGCAGAATGGCGAGCGAACTCCGCAGGTGCAGCAGGAAGATGATCACAATCGCGCCGGCGACGAGCGCTTCCTCGGTGAGCGCTTCGCGGAGCGTGTCGATCGTTTCGTTCACGATATCGGTGCGGTCGTAGAACGGTGTGATCTTCACAGGGACCGGCGCGCCATCCGCACGCTGGATACGCAGCCCCGGTTCGATTTCGGCAATCTTCTGCTTCACGCGTTCGAGCACGCGCAGCGGGTTCTCGCCGTACCGCATGACGACCACGCCGCCGACCGCTTCCTGTCCCGCATTGTCCAGCATGCCCCGGCGGAAGTCCGGGCCGAGCTGTACGGTCGCCACGTTCTTCACGAGCAGCGGGGTTCCGTCAACCTCGCGGATCACGATGTTTTCGACATCCTGCACCGTCTTTACGAAACCCACGCCGCGCACGAAGAACTCGAAACCGTTGTTCTCGACGACTTTGGCTCCGACGTCGATATTGCTCTTGCGCACCCCTTCATAGACTTCCGGCAGAGTTACGCGATGCGCCCGCAGCTTCTCCGGATCGACGTCGATCTGATACTGCTTGACGAATCCGCCGATACTGGCGACTTCCGACACCCCTTCGACCGCCTGCAGCTGGTAGCGGACGTACCAGTCCTGCATCGTCCGCAACTGGGCAAGATCCCGTTCGTCGGAATCGAGCGTGTACCAGAAAATCTGCCCGAGGGCCGTTGCATCGGGTCCGAGGACCGGCACCACACCCGGCGGAAGCTTCGTCATCGCGACGTTCAGCCGCTCCAGCACTCGCGTTCGCGCCCAGTAGTAATCCACCTCGTCGCGGAAGATCACAAACACCATCGAGAAGCCGAAGCCGGACGCCGAGCGAATTGTCTTGACTTGC harbors:
- a CDS encoding TolC family protein, which codes for MLSFRSQWPSCVSLAAVLLVSGCRSARTIHDSEYAQLESDVARAMMDSQPALAAITPVASELAGPSTVDEYVAVALSQNPRIQAARKRVEAASYRVPQAASLEDPMLGVNGYPFSPYVLQTAGGRSTANVMASQNLPWLGKLETRSEVAEAGTDVARAELVAAELEIVEQVKRAYYALSFSQQTIHITEQSRGLLVELSEIAEIRYTTGAVSQQDVLRSQVEVSNVDSELIQLRQQLQSTRARLAQLLHVSPETPLQALNEWPEEEVPQDLERLYQQAITARPELHAQLAAVRRDLSQVELARLQYYPDVTLNAMWGGMTTSGALSAAADGVSMFNIGAQINVPLYRKKLQAGVREAEAQAVSSAREYDAMKDRTQAEVKDLFAQALSQRDLVALFKNEIIPKAEQTLEVSLEAYRVGQTDFLQLVDNWRQLLKFRVMLSQQESQLRQTLSTLERVVGGAISSPMPPVPVPGAIALPADPF
- a CDS encoding efflux RND transporter permease subunit; translated protein: MVSLLIHWCLNNRFMVMLLTLVTAGAGYYCLINTPVDAIPDIGEKQVIVFVDWPGRSPQDVEDQVTYPLTISLQGTPQVKTIRSASGFGFSMVFVIFRDEVDYYWARTRVLERLNVAMTKLPPGVVPVLGPDATALGQIFWYTLDSDERDLAQLRTMQDWYVRYQLQAVEGVSEVASIGGFVKQYQIDVDPEKLRAHRVTLPEVYEGVRKSNIDVGAKVVENNGFEFFVRGVGFVKTVQDVENIVIREVDGTPLLVKNVATVQLGPDFRRGMLDNAGQEAVGGVVVMRYGENPLRVLERVKQKIAEIEPGLRIQRADGAPVPVKITPFYDRTDIVNETIDTLREALTEEALVAGAIVIIFLLHLRSSLAILPTLPLSLGMAFIAMYLLGIDSNIMSLAGIAIAIGDVADMGIIMTENIYRRLAAEPERPYNDVIHEAATEVGGPILTAVTNTIISFIPVFALTDQEGKLFKPLAYTKTFAIGASVVLALTVVPVLSYYVLKPIRWSRRTSLLWGGGLGLATLYPAYVLLHAGFGTRSPWSGWPMAIGISIMVAAAVYRMGREQLVPLEKNVVSRGIHGIFHPLLHWTLDHKPTFLAIPVSMVLLGMLVWLGFASMAYPVSATLKLAGADITKNAAWNRLDQVFPGIGREFMPPLDEGSLLYMPSLLPSASLTEARDVIARQDVAIRAVPEVKSVVGKVGRVESALDPAPIGMFETIVILKPEDEWRRVSQQRWHSEVAWLNWSRPVLTYLWPEVRPITKEEILQELEATTAIPGVLPTWLQPIQTRIVMLQTGFRAMMGVKVFGSDPREIERIGLQIEQLLQKVPGAVDIVADRIVGKPYIEYEIDRAKIARYGVHIRDVQDVIEIAIGGENLTTTVEGRERYPMRVRYLRELRERFDDLEHILVPTSSGAHIPIGQVATIRYTIGPQELKSENGLLVGYVTMNTRDRDEVSVVEDAERLLQSEKLRSDELVAVGKHAEASLVLPPGYYWKWGGQFENQQRATKRLSLLVPVVLFAMFVMIYLGLGKWWLAFIVFFGILVSASGGFALLFFYGANVSVAVWVGFIVLFGVADDASVVILSFLEDNFRGKHPQSVPEIRGLVIEATLKRVRPLLMSTATTVIGLMPIFLTHGRGSDVMQPMAIPSVGGMGVQLVTFLIAPCIYCLVKEAQFRRDSFIAAKTATDSAGQSSPASKTP